Sequence from the Curtobacterium sp. MCLR17_007 genome:
GACCCTCGCGTCGTCGTCCTGGCCTGGGCATCGTTCGTCGTCGAGGTCGTCCTCATCGGCACCGGAGGGCTCGTCCGCCTGACCGCGTCCGGGCTCGGATGCCCGACCTGGCCCCGGTGCACGGCCGACTCGCTCGTGTCGACGCCGGAGATGGGCGTGCACGGCATCATCGAGTTCGGCAACCGGCTGCTGACCTTCGTGCTCGTCATCGTGGCGATCGCGATGTTCCTGGCCGTCGTCCGGATGCGCCGGACCCGCCCCGAGCTGTTCTGGCTGGCGTTCGCCCAGGGCGCAGCGATCCCGGTACAGGCGGTCATCGGCGGCCTGAGCGTGCTGACCAACCTGAACCCTTACGTCGTCGGCCTGCACTTCGTCGTCTCGACGGCCCTCGTCGCCGTCACGGCCACGCTCGTGTACCGCTCGACGAACGGCCCCCGCACGGCTCGACGCACGGTGCCGCGCTGGTACCGCGGTGTCGTGGGCGGGACCATCGCCGCGACCGTCGTCACCGTGCTCATCGGCATCCTGACCACGGGCAGCGGCCCGCACGCCGGCGCCGACGAGGCGGTGGACGGCGGCCGACTGCACCGCACCGGGCTCGACCCCGCCGTGCTGCAGCACGTGCACGCGGTCCCCGCCTACGTGCTCTTCGCCCTGACGCTCGTGCTCGTCGTCGGCGCCGTGCGGCTCCGCCTGTCGAGCAAGTGGGCGCTGGTGCTGCTCGTCGTCGAGTTCGTCCAGATCGCGGTCGGCCTGACCCAGGCGCGCACGGCACTGCCGGTCGGACTGGTCGGGACCCACATGGTGCTCGCCGGGCTGCTCGTGGGCGCTGTCACGGTCGTGACGCTCTCCACTCGCGCGAGCGCCGGACGCGACGCCGTCCGCGCACCGCTCCCCCGCTAGGGGCACGCAGTTCGGAGCGCCGCGGTGCTCGCCCGGATCCCGGACGCACGCGCGGCCTGCCGGGTCGGGCCGGCCCTGCGGCGGTCCGCCGTCGGAGGGGAGGAACGGTGCGAGCCGGTGACGAGCCTCCAGGCCGTGGACGGTGGCCCGTGACCCGTGACCCGTCACCCGCGAAGATGCAGTCCCACGGGTGCCGCCCGGTGTCGGTCACTTGCGTCCGCATGTTCCGTCATCGCACGAGTCGATCGACCGGTGCCATGTCGTCTCATGCGTCCGCATCTTCCGACGGCGATCAGGAGCCGACGCAGCGATCATGCGGCTGACCGTCCGCGTGGGACACGAGACGCCGCTGGAACCGCGAGACGCCGCCCCGTGGGGCGGCGTCCCGGATGCGCGGCGGCGTCTCGGCGGCGCCGCGGCGTCTCGCCCAGCGCCGCGCGGGCAGCGCCGACCGCTAGAAGGTGAAGACCTGCGGCAGGAGCGGGTCGATGCCCACGGCGATGAACAGGAGCGTCAGGTACGTGATCGAGCTGTGGAACACCCGCATCGGGTGGACGTGCTCGACGTGCTGGATCGCCCGGTTGTACAGCTTGTGCGACTCGATGACGAACCACACGCCGCCGGCGAGGGCGACGACCGTGTACAGCGGGCCCATGTGGGCGACGGGGATGAGCAGCAGCGAGCAGACCAGCGTGGCCCAGGCGTAGAGCACGACCTGCAGACCGACGACCGTGCGACCGCGGACCACGGCGAGCATCGGCACCGAGGCGGCGTCGTAGTCATCGCGGTACTTCATCGAGAGCGGCCAGTAGTGCGGCGGCGTCCACAGGAAGATCACCATGAACAGGATGACCGGCGCCCAGGTCAGCGACCCGGTGACCGCGGCCCATCCGATGAGCACGGGCATGCAGCCGGCGGAGCCGCCCCAGACGATGTTCTGCGGGGTGCGACGCTTGAGCCACAGCGTGTAGACGAACACGTAGATCAGGATCGCGGCCACGCTCAGGGCGGCGGCGAGCCAGTTGACCAGGAACCCGAGCACGGCGGTCGAACCGATCGCCAGGATCCACGAGAAGACCAGGGCCTGGCGGTCGGTGAGCTCGCCGGTGACGAGCGGGCGCGCACTGGTGCGCTTCATCAGGCGGTCGATGTCGCGGTCGATGTAGCAGTTGAAGGCCGACGCGGACCCGGCGGACATCGCGCCGCCGAGCAGCGTCCAGAAGACCAGCCACAGGTCGGGCACGCCCCGCTGGGCGAGGAACATCGTCGGTGCGGTCGTCACGAGCAACAGCTCCATGACCCGCGGCTTCGTCAGCGAGACGTACGCTCGGACCTTGCGGGACAGGGTCGAGGGACGACCGGTGTCGGGCCTGGTCACGGTGGCAGTCGGCAAGGGGACCTTCAGTCTGTTCGCTTCAGCTCGCACACTCGGTGGACGTCGCCGTCGGCGTCCGGGCATGCGCTGACCCGGAATGCTCACGGGTCCTGGACAGTTTACGTGATGGAAGCGCCGCGATGCTGCCCCGCTCCCCCGACACGCCCGGTCCACGGGCCGCAGAGGCCGGATCACGTGAACATCCGGCGTCACCTGGGGACCTTCTGTGTGGCGGTTCACTATGCTGGTGGGGCCTCCCGCTGTGTGCCCCGATGACGCCGGCCGCTCCACGAGCCGGTCGGTCGCCGTCCACCGACGGCCGGACCAGGGCCCCGGGTGGCAACCATGTCCGTGCGATGGCACGAGCCCTCGCACATGTCGCATCAAGAAGGGTCAACATCCAAGTGGCTGAATTCACCTGGGACGCCATCGACAAGAAGGCCGTCGACACGGCCCGCGTGCTCGCCGCCGATTCGGTCGAGGCCGCCGGCAACGGTCACCCCGGCACCGCGATGAGCCTCGCCCCGCTCGCCCACCTCCTCTTCCAGAAGGTGATGCACCGCGACCCGAGCGACTCCACGTGGATCGGCCGTGACCGCTTCATCCTGTCCGCGGGTCACGCCTCGATCCTGCAGTACGTGCAGTTCTACCTCGGCGGTTACGGCCTCGAGATCGACGACCTGCAGCACCTGCGCAAGTGGGGCTCGAAGACGCCGGGTCACCCGGAGTACGGCCACACGGACGGTGTCGAGATCACGACCGGCCCGCTCGGCCAGGGCCTGGCCTCGTCGGTCGGCTTCGCCTACGCGCAGCGCTTCGAGCGCGGCCTCTTCGACCCGGAGACCCCCGCCGGTCAGTCCGCGTTCGACCACCACACCTACGTGATCGCCGGTGACGGCGACATGCAGGAGGGCATCACGAACGAAGCCGGTTCGCTCGCCGGACGGCAGCAGCTCGGCAACCTCATCGCGTTCTACGACTCGAACCAGATCTCGATCGAGGACAACACCGACATCGCGTTCTCCGAGAGCGTCCCCGAGCGCTACGAGGCGCTCGGCTGGCACGTCCAGATCGTCGACTGGAAGAAGACCGGCGAGTACCACGAGGACGTCGAGGAGCTGTACGCAGCCATCGAGACCGCCAAGCAGGTCACGGACAAGCCGTCGCTCATCGTGCTCAAGACGATCATCGGCTGGCCGTCGCCCACCAAGCAGAACTCGGGCAAGATCCACGGTTCGGCGCTCGGCGCCGACGAGATCAAGGGCCTCAAGGAGGTCCTCGGCTTCGACACCGACAAGACCTTCGAGGTCGCCCCCGAGGTGCTCGAGTACACGCGCGGCGCCGTCGCCAAGGGCCAGGCCCAGCACGCCGAGTGGCAGAAGACCTTCGACGCGTGGGCCGCGGCCAACGCCGACAAGAAGGCCCTGTTCGACCGCATGCAGGCCAAGGAGCTCCCCGAGGGCATCGAGGCAGCACTCCCGGTGTTCTCCACCGAGAAGGCCGTCTCGACCCGTGCCGCCTCGGGCAAGGTCATCAACGCCATCGCGCCGCTGATGCCCGAGTTCTGGGGTGGGTCCGCCGACCTCGCCGAGTCGAACCTGACCACGATCGAGGACGCCAAGTCCTTCGGTCCGGCCGAG
This genomic interval carries:
- a CDS encoding heme o synthase, translating into MTRPDTGRPSTLSRKVRAYVSLTKPRVMELLLVTTAPTMFLAQRGVPDLWLVFWTLLGGAMSAGSASAFNCYIDRDIDRLMKRTSARPLVTGELTDRQALVFSWILAIGSTAVLGFLVNWLAAALSVAAILIYVFVYTLWLKRRTPQNIVWGGSAGCMPVLIGWAAVTGSLTWAPVILFMVIFLWTPPHYWPLSMKYRDDYDAASVPMLAVVRGRTVVGLQVVLYAWATLVCSLLLIPVAHMGPLYTVVALAGGVWFVIESHKLYNRAIQHVEHVHPMRVFHSSITYLTLLFIAVGIDPLLPQVFTF
- the tkt gene encoding transketolase; amino-acid sequence: MAEFTWDAIDKKAVDTARVLAADSVEAAGNGHPGTAMSLAPLAHLLFQKVMHRDPSDSTWIGRDRFILSAGHASILQYVQFYLGGYGLEIDDLQHLRKWGSKTPGHPEYGHTDGVEITTGPLGQGLASSVGFAYAQRFERGLFDPETPAGQSAFDHHTYVIAGDGDMQEGITNEAGSLAGRQQLGNLIAFYDSNQISIEDNTDIAFSESVPERYEALGWHVQIVDWKKTGEYHEDVEELYAAIETAKQVTDKPSLIVLKTIIGWPSPTKQNSGKIHGSALGADEIKGLKEVLGFDTDKTFEVAPEVLEYTRGAVAKGQAQHAEWQKTFDAWAAANADKKALFDRMQAKELPEGIEAALPVFSTEKAVSTRAASGKVINAIAPLMPEFWGGSADLAESNLTTIEDAKSFGPAEASTSTWSTDPFGRVLHFGIREHAMGAILNGIVLHGNTRPFGGTFLIFSDYMRPAVRLAALMKAPAVYVWTHDSIALGEDGPTHQPIEQLTALRAIPGLDVVRPADANEVAYAWLTVLSHTDRPAGLALSRQNLPVFERGEGDASGETLASAKNVAKGAYVLAEAPNGTPDVILIGSGSEVQIAIDAREQLKGEGINARVVSAPSLEWFFEQDDAYRESVLPSSVKARVSVEAGIGMSWRDIVGDAGRSVSIEHFGASADYQTLYNEFGFTTEHVVAAAKETIAAAS
- a CDS encoding COX15/CtaA family protein, encoding MTRVASEAEQDVRTPWWSLPRVVDPRVVVLAWASFVVEVVLIGTGGLVRLTASGLGCPTWPRCTADSLVSTPEMGVHGIIEFGNRLLTFVLVIVAIAMFLAVVRMRRTRPELFWLAFAQGAAIPVQAVIGGLSVLTNLNPYVVGLHFVVSTALVAVTATLVYRSTNGPRTARRTVPRWYRGVVGGTIAATVVTVLIGILTTGSGPHAGADEAVDGGRLHRTGLDPAVLQHVHAVPAYVLFALTLVLVVGAVRLRLSSKWALVLLVVEFVQIAVGLTQARTALPVGLVGTHMVLAGLLVGAVTVVTLSTRASAGRDAVRAPLPR